The following nucleotide sequence is from Pungitius pungitius chromosome 6, fPunPun2.1, whole genome shotgun sequence.
GTTCAGTCTGTCACAGAATGTGCACCATGTGAATGATGACCGGTCACACCTCACTAACTCTAAACACAATGACAGGAggtcacagtcacacacagtaGGAACTGGCTctacactctgtgtgtgtgtgtgtgtgtgtgtgtgtgtgtgtgtgtgtgtctggttccGTCTGTTAAACTGTGCACATGTCAACCACGATGACAATATGTGACTCACCAGTTTCTATTGTTCGGCAACATATATCTGCAACCAAAGATTTCCTTTATTATTTAGCACAACACGTTTTAGATTATTAATGTTTGAGtgaaaaaatatcaaattgagacgtttaatgttaaatgtcaaatatatagTAAATAAGTAATAAAATAGATATTACTTTTGGGGCATAATCTAAGACAACGGCTGCAGGTCTGCAGATTactgggttgtgtgtgtgtgtgtgtgtgtgtgtgtgtgtgtgtgtgtgtgtgtgtgtgtgtgtgtgtgtgtgtgtgtgtgtgtgtgtgtgtgtgtgtgtgcgtgtgtgtgtgtgtgtgtgcgtgtgtggtgagCTGTCACAGGAGATCTGGGGAGAGTGGGCTAATTGGAGTTAATTCACCATCTGTCGGTGTGAGGCAGCAGACAGGGTCATTAGCAGAGACAAGTCCAGCCACAGGGGAGGCCGAGAGGGGAATCACCATCGCTCACTTGTCTTTAGTTTGCTTTTTCCTCCCTGTATTCCAAACCGTCTCCGGTCCCCATCACCAcgtctctgtgtctgtttgaTCATCCATCATCACATATTTTTCAGATCCTGTTGTCTGATTATGCAAAGGGACGATTTAAGAAcgtattttgtattctttgtatGCAAAAGATTGTTTGAAGTGGAGATGATCTAAAACTGGATGTGGAGtgatcttctctctcttttgatgACTTTCTTGTTAGATctttgctgccctctgctggccgGAGATCAGAGATgagacacaaaaaataaaaaatgaatgtctGGTGTACTGCACAGTTCCTGAAGGTTGTCACAAGTCTTATTCCATTAAAGAGAGATCGATGGTGCCATCATTACTTGCATTTTGAGTCAAACACATAAAAATCATTGAGCGTAACAAATATAAGGTTAATTCATGATGGCAAAACAACTTCATGTTTATTGACCTTCAGGCTACTTGTAGCATCTATgtgatatttatttgtttttgtgacgTGGTATCACTCCTCGTCTTCTATGCAAGTCCTGTAACTCTCACTATTgacttttatgttttgttttttaattatatttatgaGTTGGTGAAagggaacaaaaaaacagaagaggaaTTTGGTCAGAAATAAGAGAGAAAAGTAGAACAGTTCCATGtataatacattatatatatatagctaaaTGGATGCAGATGGGTAGTTGGGAAAATGTGTGTTAGCATTAGGGTATGACTAAaagtgactaaaactaacattaACTAAACTAACATGTTtatctaaagactaaatcaaaaatagctgctaAAATGAACACTGATGGACACATGCatataatattacattacatgtcatttatccaaagcgacttacaatacgtgcatttccacatagatacaaactcagaagtaacaagaaagtacaatttacaCAATTGTCAcaaatatacacaaacacacgcatcaCACCTTAAGTGCAGAAGAAGGATCCCAGAAAAGGGTTCAGATCAATGTGCTGATGTggtggtttcttttcttttctgtgtgcaTATAATCAAGCAGTGTCAGCATTCATTATGTCTGTgtgatcttttattttttaaatgcatcacCTTGTTTTTCCCCAAACGTTCATTGAAATGTCTTTTCAGTCCCTTAAAAAACAACCCACAAACAAGCGGGTTCGTGTTGGTATTCGCTGTTTGACCAACGCCGTGCGGCTCATTGTCCGATCTGAACGCGGCCATTAAACGTGGCTGAAGCCGCGGCTCGGAGCCCGTAGCGGCGTGTTGCTCCACTAGGAGCCGCTGAACTCGCCATAACCCGAAAGTGCAGCTTTATTCGTGTGTGGCGCTCGGGACGCTCGGACGCGGCTGGGAAAGCCTCAGAAGGTGAAGGCGCCTGCCTCGTAGCTCGGTGCGAGCTGACGGCTTTGCGGGGGGAACTTTCCGCCCAACGAAAAGTGATCGGCGGCGCTTGGCGACGGGTTGCGGGGACCGAGACGGAGCTTCGGGCGGCTTGGACGGGGATGTTGTTCGTCTTTTCACAAGTTTAGGCGGCGAGCGCGACGCCGACTGAgggctagctagcgttagcatagCCCGCTAGGTAAATATCACGCCTGCCTCTCGGAGTTTCCCGCATCTGCGGCCACTTGTCAATACGATAACTGTGCCGTGGGAGGATATCGCGTGGCACTGTTTTATTGATCACAATACTATGCTTCGCCCCGACGAGATGGGTGGTTTTTTGATACGGCGCACTCGGAGCTAGctggctaatgttagcatgaTCGAATGCTAGCTGCCATTAGCTAACGACGCCGAGCCAGCCAGCAACTTCGGCAGGAGAGTTTCGGCGAGCTAACAACGACCGTATTGTCGCTCCCGATCCACCGCTGCGACTGAAAGCAGTCAGCCCGCAGCCATGTTTGAAATGGAGACGCATATATCGTGCCTTTTCCCGGAGATCCTGGCCATTATTTTCAGTTATCTGGACGtaaaagacaaaggaagagTAGCGCAAGTGTGCGCGGCCTGGAGGGACGCGTCCTACCACAAGTCCGTGTGGAGGGGGGTGGAAGCAAAGCTCCACCTGCGGCGAGCTAACCCCTCGCTGTTCCCCAGCCTGCAGACCAGGGGCATCAAAAAAGTTCAGATTCTCAGCCTGAGGCGAAGTCTGAGCTACGTGATTCAAGGGATGCCGCACATCGAAAGCCTTAACCTGTGCGGATGCTTCAACCTCACGGACAACGGACTCGGTCACGCCTTTGTGCAGGACATCCCGTCCCTGCGGGTGCTGAACCTCAGCCTTTGTAAACAGATCACCGACTCCAGCCTGGGCAGGATTGCCCAGTACCTCAAAAACCTGGAGGTGCTGGAACTCGGGGGCTGCAGCAACATCACCAACACCGGCCTGTTGCTCGTTGCCTGGGGCTTGCACAGACTCCAGAGCCTTAACCTGCGCAGCTGCAGGCATGTGTCCGACGTGGGCATCGGTCACCTGTCCGGCATGACCCGCAGCGCGGCGGAGGGCTGCCTGTCCCTGGAGAAGTTAACTCTGCAGGACTGCCAGAAGCTCACCGACCTTTCTCTGAAACACGTCTCCAAGGGCCTGAACAAGCTCAAAGTGCTCAACCTCAGCTTCTGCGGAGGGATATCGGATGCAGGGATGATCCACCTGTCGCACATGACGCACCTGTGCAGCCTGAACCTGCGGTCGTGTGATAACATCAGTGACACTGGGATAATGCATCTGGCCATGGGCTCCCTGCGGCTCTCTGGACTCGACGTCTCCTTCTGTGACAAGATTGGAGACCAGAGTCTGGCTTACATCGCCCAGGGGTTGTATCAGCTCAAGTCCCTCTCGCTGTGCTCCTGCCACATCAGCGACGACGGCATTAACAGGATGGTACGCCAGATGCACGAACTCAAGACTCTCAACATCGGACAGTGCGTGAGGATCACAGACAAAGGGTTGGAGTTGATAGCGGACCACCTGACCCAGCTGACGGGGATCGATCTGTACGGTTGTACaaagatcaccaagaggggtctGGAGAGGATAACGCAGCTCCCGTGCCTTAAAGTGTTGAACCTGGGACTGTGGCAGATgactgagagtgagagagtgaggtgaaggttgtgtgtgtgtgtgtgtgtcacgctcAGTCGTGTACTTGTCTGTGTCCACTCTTAATTTTACCTTCTATACTGTGACTAAACGCGAGGAGGGGGACTCCGCATGGATCACTGGAATATTGTTCACTTCTCTGCAATACTCTACTCTTGGTTTCCGTCTGATGTGCATTGTTTTTAAGCCTGTGTACACTTCTTACTCTCTAGCTACCTCACCCATTAAACACAGGAGTGCCTACTATCGCTGAATACTAAATAACTGCATATTTTTGTGACTCACATACCAATGAAGatttagatatttaaaaaaaatctcattgcaGAATAATAGTTAGGCATTTTAACTCTTTAAGTCACATTTTTGATAGAAAGTTTTTTTTGGCTCGTGCATCTTTTTACTTGTGTAAccgaaattctttttttttttgtattgagtGAAAAAATTGTACTTCAAATTGAAGTGGGTGGATCACTTGCGTCGTTCTTCGTTGTATAGTTGGCTGTGTTTCATATTCCTGAGGAAATAAGTATGATGCTCCAGTATGCTACTCTGTCAAAAAGGTTCATCCACACAACTACAGTAAGGTgtagtgattgacagctgccaaGGCTATATGCAATACCTTTGAAACTGTTTTATCAGCGGCCTGCCTCCTGAGGAGCTTCCAACGATAGCGCCAgagtatttgttttaaaaaagcagtAATTTAAgattgttttatattcatacaGTAGTGATATTTATGAATAAAGATGGCAAatatgtttcagttttgtgtttacTTGTAAAACTTCTAATGGCATTacaaacttttatttcatttgtaatTACCATGTTTGATCTGTGGTTCGTGCAGTTTAGGAAACCAATTGCGAATATTATCTCTTGTAATGGTGTACTTCTTATAAGATCACCATTACTTCAAATCTAGAATGAATTATGTGATTTAAACATTATCTCAATGATTTGGCAGCAAATATCAAATCAACCTGCTGCAGCTAAACCACATGCATCAAGAAATCATGATGTAACGTTTTTACAACTCAAGAACTTCAACCGGAGCAGTTTCCCAGAAGTTGGATAAAAAGCCACTGCTCAACTACACTTGATCTCGAGGTCCATGTTTATGATCTAAATTGAATACATGTACTAAATAAATATGCCCTATAACTCCACTTAAGAGAAATAAAACTACCATATGTAACAAATGTTAAATTCAACCTTCAAATTACATTCAgaacagctgcaggtgaagtgATGGCTTTGAAACCTAAAGCAGTGAGCTGGTTTCACAGCATTAGACCAACAAAAGAAACCAAGgcttataatttatttatttacatacatacaaaatCCAAATAACTCACAAATGTCTTGCTTTCTGTTTACGAACGCTTACAGAAGGAAGGCAATACATTTCTTATATAAATGCAAAATTAAAATCAAATACTATGAACTTGACAGACGCCCCTTAATCAGCCCTGTGGTCCTcaataaagagaagagaaaaatacaTGACGACACATTAAGGCAAGGACAGGGAATGCGGGGGGGTTGAAATGAGAATTTGTTTCCACTGAAATAGTTTTGACCGACAAAGTACAAGCATTCAACGGTTATCATCCAAAACCAGCAGGGGTTCACATACCACGTATCCACCAACCACACACCCGAAGTGAGGCAGGACGCCGACAggcttttctcctcataatatTCCCCTAAAAAAAGCAGGAGGTCCAGGATGTTGAGACTTTATTGTTTGTATCCATCAGGCTCAATCTGCCTTTGACAtcaaccaaaaaataaaacactggaaTCTCAGGATAATAAATTTAAAACGCTGATTAGAAGGAAAGTGCTCCCCATCACAAAGTCACGGGTTGAAAACATTTATGGTTCAACACACTATTTTGACACGGAATATTTTTTTGACACTTTCTTCAGTTTCTGCTGAAGACACCAACTCAACGGTCATTTTGCTCTTTAGGATTCTGTGCAAACATTCAATGCATATCCATACAGTAAACAGTTTATATACGTATTTATATAGATCTCTATAGGACTTATGGCAGTACTGTCACACACTGACACTCTGTCCTGacgacaaaattaaaaaaaactgcactgcTTTAAActttagattttcttttcaaataatGCACAACACCTTTCACTTAATTAACTTTATTCAATCACTATACGTGTTAAATATCACATTATTTACAAACTGATCTAAAAAGTCTAAATTTGCTGAAAAAACTGACTTTTGTTTCCAGGAAATGTAGATGCATTTAGTAATTAATAACCTCAGCcctgaagatttaaaaaaaataaagggagGCATCACTTGCATTTGTAAGTCATCAGGAATAAATAGATCAGGTGGGCTTTAAGTAGCATCTGCAGAAACTTTGGATGAGACTGATCAGTGGATCTTACATCAT
It contains:
- the LOC119195750 gene encoding F-box/LRR-repeat protein 14-like — encoded protein: MFEMETHISCLFPEILAIIFSYLDVKDKGRVAQVCAAWRDASYHKSVWRGVEAKLHLRRANPSLFPSLQTRGIKKVQILSLRRSLSYVIQGMPHIESLNLCGCFNLTDNGLGHAFVQDIPSLRVLNLSLCKQITDSSLGRIAQYLKNLEVLELGGCSNITNTGLLLVAWGLHRLQSLNLRSCRHVSDVGIGHLSGMTRSAAEGCLSLEKLTLQDCQKLTDLSLKHVSKGLNKLKVLNLSFCGGISDAGMIHLSHMTHLCSLNLRSCDNISDTGIMHLAMGSLRLSGLDVSFCDKIGDQSLAYIAQGLYQLKSLSLCSCHISDDGINRMVRQMHELKTLNIGQCVRITDKGLELIADHLTQLTGIDLYGCTKITKRGLERITQLPCLKVLNLGLWQMTESERVR